gtcgggtcagtcacctcatcatctaccagctcttcctctgaatcctcagccTGCTCctctctgacttactgccctaacaacctcactgacggacaactgtgtcttatcaaaTACTTCtcgagacactacttggaagtccccactctcatcaccctgagactgtgaaaggtccacatttttggggcatcaatcacgacaaactcctcacctAGCTCATGAACTGttgtttgcgactcagggaagggacctgagaacagttcctgtgagtatgcctgttagaaatctctccttttcctggagtgaccaggcttggaggaaggaggatcagtgtGAGGATTCACacgtccagtcccttggctagagtgagtggactgcgtggaagactgggtggtggataaattactggacatgttatccgctatccatgtcatcacctgattgcactgttgtggttttaataatcgtgtaccacgcggacctgcaaactgttAGATGATGCTAGGGAGTGTAGATACGCGGTGTTCTACTTCTTCCTTAGCAGCAGGCAGTTtaaccccacccaggacctcggcctctgcccacaccctcatttggacgcccacgtcctcgacccttaccgctAGTCTTTATCATggtgtataatgcactgcgtcaaaatgctacgtaaactgcgaggtattttgcgtatgctttaaaccaaaaatagtgtaaaatgtgtacagtcatgccatatagtgtggatcgacatgACACACACTTGGGTATTTTAAGTACACTGTAGCCCAAAATAGACAGTGAAAATAAGTAGTCTTGtacaaaaacaaattttaaaaaaatgacaggagttttgttagttcctataaagtctgtgtacaccagtagcagtatactgtataaaaGCGGTaaaagtatgcagtatacagccgggatgcttgtgaatgctttgtacccactactggtcccaggcagccaaactgatgatgcacaaaagtggagttgtagtcctaaaaaggactgttgggttctttgaatatggatccctgcctaaaagctccttctaacctacactaatgctctccctcattcacagcagctctgtcccttagCTAATCCAGCCTCTGTGTGAGGCGAAATTATGATACCAGATCACGTGTtcgggccagccaatcactgcacagggttggcacggcataGCAGGTGTTGCCAAAGACTTCCCTgtatgttcattggctaaaaaagacgctaaacatgtggggaggagagggtgaaattttcttgaacaccgcgtggtgttcacTTGAGTAACGAGTTCTTTCAAGTATGCTAatgttcgaacgagcatcaagctcagacaagcatgttcgctcatctctacacttaaCCCATCCGTTTCTGAGGGATTGGCTGCGTGCCCGAAATGTGTTAATACTAGATGTTTTAATTAAATCGATAAAAAACAATCGGGTTAATTCCATTGTTTCAAACATGTTCTTCCTGAAAAGAGTTGCACCTTAAGTCCACGAATATTAATCACATGGAAACATTTTCCAGCTTCGCTATAAACCATCAGACTTTATACAGTGTATGCAGGATTAAAAACTTGTGATACACAACCCATTAAGACCAACCACCTATGCCTTTCAAACTCAGGTGAGCTCTTAATAGTAGCTTGTCAAATTTCAAGTAAgccaacatttcccacattctagacATAAAATGGCTTCtgtcctgtgtgagttctccagTGCTGAACTAGCTTTGATttctctgcaaaacatttcccacattctgaacatgaaaatggcttctctcctgtgtgaattctttgatgtgtaaCGAGGATTGATTTTTgagtaaaacatttgccacattttgAACAAGAAaagggcttctcccctgtgtgagttctctgatgccgAACGAGATATGATTtccgtgtaaaacatttcccacattctgaacatgaaaacggcttctctcctgtgtgaattctctgatgtgtaacaagatttgatttctctgcaaaacattttccacattctagacaaaaaaacggcttctctcctgtgtgacttctctgatgattaacaaggtctgattttgctgcaaaacattttccacattctgaacatacaaatggtttctcccctgtgtgacgtctctgatgtgtaacaagatgtgatttctctataaaacattttccacattctgaacatgaaaatggcttctctcctgtttgACGTCTCTGATGTCTAATAAGGgctgatttctgagtaaaacatctcccacattctggacaagaaaacggcttctctcctgtgtgacgtctctgatgtctaacaagatctgatttctgagtaaaacatttcctacattctaaacatgaatatggcttttccctTCTGTCAGCTTTCTGATGTTCTCCCCTTCTGTGACATTTATTCTGCTTATCAGTCTTTGATGAATCAGGTGATGGGACCTGTAGAGGAACAGATGATAAATCTttactgtgaagggctgaggggatATCTGAGATAATGGCAGGTCCCACATATGTATCTTGTGCGATACCACAATCCTTTGCTTTACAATCTGTAGATATCAGATGTCCTTCTGAGCTTCTAGtatcgtcatctgccaagaataaagttgATTATTCATTAGTACTACAAACCTTAAAAATGATACTGATATATAACATTTCTATACAAATAAgtcatgtagcaaaatgtaatcatcatcgaagggtgcttttacacaggctgacagtgctagagtaatcactcaaaagagccATTATGGATGACTGTCGGCTGATGTAAACAGAGGTCCTGACAAagcaagtgagtgagaatcgctcGCTCATCAAAGTCACTTGAACTGCAgctcacttaaccccttgagtggcaggtttcctaccaccctgtcgtgcccaccagggcaggttttttaaaatagtctaatcattgaatttcaactagttttgcagttgcgtctcaagagccataactttttcatttttccattgacacagccatatgagggcttgttttttgcaggacaagttgtgattttttaaacaggggggaggaaaaaaagaaatggggaaaaaagaaaaaaaggggccatgtcattaagggggttaaataatgtattaacttccttctctgggtcattacgacgcacaaggataccacatgtgtgattgtatttttgattttttacaaagtaaagggagacaagtgtttttttaaattttttaataatttttttactttttttttttttttttttttaaattttttattttttgtccctttaggggacttccacagggacccatcaggactcctgatcacattccgggggtccgatgatgacagccctttacatgctgcagtgacaaccctttacatgctgcagtcacatagactgcagcatgtaaagggttaacacagcagagatcggaggttttctctgatctctgctgtaagagcaggtacctagctgtccactcacagccaagcaccaagctctccctgccacagagaccatcggcttgcttctgacaagccgatggtctctatggcaacctgtaaacaaagcaggaggttgccgacatgtcggcaatatcttctgctgttttttcaaagcccttgcactgctctgtgtgggtctgtgcaggcagagcacactgtcacagcttgtggcattgtgctctgcagctcccatagtgatacatagcccggaaatcttccgggctatgttgctatgagcagtggagctcgtccctggaaattttccgggcgtgccactcaaggggttaaagaccaaGCGATTGTCAGTGtagaaaacatcaccaaaaactacAGCTGTGAATCGGGACTTACAAGTAACTAATTCGGGTTTGCTTAAATAACATGGGGGTCTTGGAGGATCTGGAAAAGGGTCATGAAAAGTAATTCCCAGGTTCCTGTCCCCAGTAGATCTGGAGCCCGAGCAACAGAAACAGTATATTCCATAGagatggagttcggccatttctgcaccaagactagtttctggttttccataaagaactcatataaaatctcccatgaagccggaTGTCAGTAACACACGGTGTGCAGCAAATACAGAACTGCTCATCTATAAGACAGCTTGGTACATACAGTAATTCTATATGCTGTAACGTCAGGCCAGAACTAGGCCAGTGGCAGTGGGGCATGTGCCATCCGGGTTCCCCTGCACAGCTTTACATCCACCTAGTTTGCCCCTCTCAAAGATTTGGCACTCCTGCAGGTTCTATGGCTTACAACCCTACTCATGTAACTGCCATGCCCCTCTCTCTCATAGGCTGACAGAGTGACCTCCCTCCTTCTTCCCCAGATCCAGCATTCACTGTAGTCCGAGTTAGTGTAGTCCGGAGAAAGAAGCGAGGCCCCGCTGTGAGTCTGTGAGAGAACACAcaatggaggatgatgggggcagTATAAGATCATGATGGGGGCTGTTTGCAGGACATTGTAGGATGATAAGGGTCTGTTTGGCGGCAGCGGAGAATGATAGCGGCTGTTTCAGAGACAGCGAAGGGAAAAAAAAGCGAGATTACCCTGTGAGCCTGTGAAGAGAGTTTGCACAatggatgatgatggtgatgatgggGCAATGGGTGATGATGATGGGTGCTGTTCAGGGACATTGATAATGGAGGCTATTTGGAGGATGATAGAGACTGTTTGCAGGACCTTGGAGGATAATGGAGGTTGTTTTGGGGATATGAGAGGTTGATAGAGCTGCTTGGAGATGGACATGAATGATATGGAAAGATATCATTTGATGTTTAAAGTTTGCTCTGGGGCCCATATAATTCTAGTTATGTCACTgattagggacacagggggggaTGGGGGTCACAATACTAACTGAGACCCCAGAAAGCAGGTCACATTATTAATTGGGGCCAGACAGTGAGTCATATTACTAACTGGGACCACAGTGGGCATATTATTGAGGAGGGAGGGAACCGCTGGAAAAGTGGTTGCAGCAACATGATGGACAGAGCCGAAGAAAGTTTTGGCTGGAAGAAATAGAAGTTGCACTCTGAAAGAAAATATTATActatataatactagctgatatacccggcctcgccagagttaatttgatacaggtgtttacgtgtttgcacagaaaatttgatGAAATAAaatagagtaaccgaggaataaaatatgaatacacatagaggagcgttagattctcctctggcTACATGTACTGATGGgccactgcagaatgtgccacccctcccactctcctcatttaggacctaaagaataataataataatctttatttgtatagcgccaacatattccgcagcgcttacatagacgggggatacagaaagacaaaagtacaaacattacagaaccacggttacatagtaatcagctgatggagacaataggggtgagggtccggctccaacgagcttacatactacaagtaatggggtgatacagaaggtaaaggggctggtagtgtgcacggtatggcgaggtggagagtgagggatgttatagaatgctcgtgccaaattttacgcttgTATGACCCTGAGAAGTTGCATTAcattaggggtgcacttactttcgcaattagcattaaataatcaagttgtgacccctttacttttcccatttaagatttaaagaatgctcctgccaaatttcatgtttgcatgacaccgagaagttaaattagattaggtacattacacaggggtgccaatacttttgcaattagcattgaattttcgacttgcaacccttttacttttcctatagatTACCAGCATTCATTAGGttacctaccatcaaggctaaaTGTTTATActctacttttattattttggtaTCGCTTTGTATCTTTGACTTTAGATAGGGGTCCTCTAGAGCTGCTGCTATGTTAGGAGTTAGAGCTTAGTACTGGACAACTACTTTAGCTCTCCTGTTGTTTTTTGCATAGCagattttctgcatgcatttgatcTTATGGGGTATCACATTTCATCACTATTTCCCCATTTTAGGACAACTTTATTCTTCATCTGTCCTTACTTAGACAGTTGCTACGTCATATCCCCTCCCTCTTATCAATGAGGTAGCCCTCTTATTAATGAGGCAGCTTTTCAAATTTCCGGTCACACGATACTGCTACTTGATTCCAAAAAAACGTTTTTCGTCTTGAATGGTTCCTGAAGAGCTGTCATATCACCagcgaaacgcgttgaaccacgaACCACAAATTATTTATTGAACCACGAACCATTTATCATCTAATTGTGACTGAAAGAAACACCCCAGGAAGATACAATTTTCCTTTCCTTGGGTGTTCGCTTAATTTACTCCAAAGTCTTTTGTAATATAGTAATCACTGGGAAATCAGAAGGGGTACGGTATCTCCCACATCATAGGGGATACTCCAAGTCTTAGAAAATttgcctctctctctttcccaatTATCGCCACACTTCCATGTGACGATTTTGTTATGTCTGTGTTTTGAGCCCTATTATTTTAGGTTCAATATATATTTTATGGAGCATAACATCAAGAATACAAGGTACATCAGGTCCAATTTTAGATAATCATTTCAACCGAAATGTAACGTAAATTCAAAAGGGCCCCTATGGGTGCCTGGTAATTTTTGCTGATTCTACACCTTGGAATCAGCAATCTCTTCTCTGGGTATTCCCAGTTCGGTTACCCCCCACTGATATGGTGGAATTTGTTAACAAAATATACGTATTATGTGGGAACTTATGAACCTACACACATCTCAACATATAAACATTTATATAAATGAactcgtgtatatatatatatatatgtgtgtaagtgTCTCAGGTATGTAGGGGAAGTAAGGATCCGTATAAGTGCTGAGACCTTCATCATTACAATACTACTAAGTCGCGTAgctaaagaagaagaagaagaagggagaTTGCTCAGAAAAAGAGAAAAGGGGGATAGggagctggaggggggggggaagagttgGGGAGTATGTTAGGTAGGTGTAAGGGGCGAGGGGGAGGGGCAAGACCTATTATTTTAATAgaattaataaaataaaagaaaattagattcgtctggcatgacttgtttgttacaaacccatgctggctctggttaattactcaatttttatccaagtacttgcatacatgctgtttaataatttgtttaaagatctttcccagtatagaagtcaggctcacaggcctatagtttcctggatccaccttcctacctcaccgaagggacaaaaggtttcaataatgacttatgaaaaaccctatgaaccttcaatgtagctggcaaatcaagttcataagcaatcggatttactacccgcgtgatgacaaatGGACCCACGTAatgcggcgccagtttcaaagacagagccttcaatttgagatttctagaagacaaatataccttctgtcccatcctgtaatgttcagatactgacagtctcctcccactacgcaactgcatacgagtcccTGTTGCtttcaggttcttctgtacttctttccatacccccctgcagcgcatctgtggcgacatcagctgcaggacaggccgacggagtagaaatagctgtaaggaagtgaggatgctgaccatatacgcaaaggaatggggatacccagtggaagaacaagtatggttgtttagcgcaaactctgccaacggcaggaattctggccactgatgagccttttcgctagcaaacaaccgtaaatattgcactaaatcctggtacttccgctcagtctgactgttagtttgcgggtggaatgctgatgagaaggggacgccactcttctagagaccacttactgaccaataactcacgattacccacgtcgtaattacgttccgccgaactgaaattctgtgagaagaacgcacatggactatacccaggtctcccgttgacttcctgagacaatacagccacCGACCCCAACCttagacgcatcgacctcaatgaagaacggtcgccgcgcgtccggctgtactagcactggggcagcagtaaacgcccttttgagatgactaaaagcctctagggcctcaggtgaccatcttaccaagtcggcacccttcttggtaagatcggtcaggggttgggcaataacagaataattcttaatgaatctacggtagaaacttgcgaaacctaaaaacgctggagagctttcaggttatctggtctgacccattgggagattgctgccactttatcagactccatttgaatctccgtgggtgaaatcacataaccaaggaaatacacttgtttagtaccaaaaatgcatttctccaacttgacaaaaagttggtactcacgcaaacgggtcagaacaagcctcaggtgccgcacatgtgagtcccagtctggggagtacaccagaacgtcattgagatatatgaccaaaaatacccccagaaagTTGTGgtagaccgcgttcataaatccctggaacacagagtgggcattacaaagtctgaagggcatgactagacattcaaaatgtccgaacaagGTGTTCCATTCATCTCCTTTttggatgcgaattaaattgtaagcccccctcaagtccaatttggaaaaccagtgggcccctaccacctgatgcaataaatcaggaatcaggggcaaggagcactggttcctcactgtaattttttttcaaagccgGGTAATCCACACAAgtcctcaatgtcccatccttcttccctACAAAGAGGAGACCTCCCCTGGCAGGGGaactggatggcctgatatgtcgtttgtccagagactctgagatataggacttaagggcttcgtgctcatgcccagacaaagtgaaaatggctcccttagagatgggactgttggggatcaaatcaataccacagtcccactccctatggggaggcaaagtctcagacagtttcttggaaaatacatcatgaaaatcggacaaatactcaggaataagtacggtatctgctgaacacatggatatagtagctaagtgactatgacaggagaaaccctaatgtgtcaattcccgagtggaccaatcaaatcggggattgtgcagtgccaaccagggcataccaagaactacatcaacggacatcctttccattaccaagaatgacagattctcagaatggagaacacccacagtgaactgtaagacgggagtcctccattgtacaacccctacAGACAGAGTGGTAGAATCAATACTAATGAAGCGAATGGGAATTtttaacgccgagaattcagtcatcagaggtctgtccaagtgaaattccggaagccaatctgacaaggcaccaacaacttagggagtagctgtgatcctaggcgaccctcccaaAGATAGTCTAGGATCTAAATGTTttcgccggttcagactgatgttgtagacgcttctgaggacaggtcgctacacgatgtccggctttcccacaataaaggcagaggcgatgagtcatccggaaccatcGCCGTTCCTCaggacttagctgatccacttccatagggtCGGCActagaagttggcatgggagaagggggagcaggcctgccggattccctagccttacgggcctgacgttcctcctttctagatctcagcctactgtcagctttgaccgccaattccatagcatcattgagtgtcacgggagcgggatgataaataagtagatccttgacagcatcagaaaaacccaacaagaacacatctttaagggcgctatagttccaagaggtttcacctgcatacagtctaaatttagagcattagtcctctacccactgctgcccctgacgtagaaaCACAAGATGGGATACCGCCAACTCTGCATGGTagggctcatcaaaaatacctcaaagttcctgaaaaaacaaatcaactgactgcaggcaagccgaactctcaggCAAGAAGTAGGACCGTGTCtggggggaccccgaagtaaggacataattaaTCCAACTTTCTcagattctgagccggaggagtggggctgcatccgaaaatacaatctacatgcctgccgAAAAACAAAAtacttgttcctctcccctgaaaatacctcaggaagaggacacttgggctcgggaatagaaggggcggtagaaacatgcactaactcccgctactcctgggccaccatacgactggacaggtcttggatcacgaccactaaatcctgcaactgacttgcgagggtactcatggcctccattggagagcaattttaagcgccagttattatgttacggtaaactacccttgatacgccagctcgggtgccctagatctcacccacaacccctgtccctgcctgcttgcctccactcctggctaaccccaggcgtgcaactgggcggcggtctctactctcactagggaccgaaaagggacgctggcttacctggatggaaagggtagaataccgacaaaaaaaggcagatgtaaataaccaacacgaacaatactaagcagaactgaggaagatggaaaaacctggcggacaatagcaaagtatagcagacaagctgacagaggcaggagaccaacagaggcagactagctagcacactgagggaaaccaataactggcagtgattgcaagtctctgcccgacctttaaacaaaagcctccgcccaaaggggcagagagagggagacagccaacacccaacagaacataataaaagggagctcgtgcacagcagctgcactcgCAGGTCCACCAGCACCACGTCCCCCACGCAGGCCGGACACCCGCgccccggcagctggacaacaagctggaaccccacacaccgccgccccgggaggaccagcaactgctgcatggtaacattgcccttttccaatcttctgggacttctcctgttctccaggaattttcaaagattatgacgagtggctcagcaattacctctgctgcttcctttagtatactgagatgtaattcatctggaccttgggacttgaattcatttaagttagctaagtgttccctcgccatttctctgcttatagatagcctgcattcttttattcccccaatagcacaggaaagatcagttgttgttccatctactttctgagagaaaacagatacaaaataggaatttaaaaggtcggccttctcaacatcattctcaaccaattcaccattttgatcttgtaagcatccaagagcatctttgacttttcttttgcttttaccatacccccaaaatccttttttattgcttttggcctctgttgcaagcatcaattaattatcagctttagcttttctgacactagccctacagtttctgcagaccgcgttatattcttctttagatattccatcTATAATTATAATTTACCCCAGTGGGGAAGAGGGACATTCTGAGTTTTGCTCTGAGGCCCCATGGGTTCTTTTGGAAAAAGCTATCTGAATGGGATCTTCATGATGATCCAGCAACTCTGTGTCTTCCTCCCAGGTCTCTGGTAAGCAGCATCCCTGACACTCCTAGCACTAAACTTATATCCTCTAAAGAGTCCTCTATTCTTTGGGTCTTTGTCTGCCCATTCTGGATTCTATTATCAGGATCTTTTTCTCCATCTTAGATCAACCACCATTGCCCATCTCATgatatatgagatgatagatCCCCGTCACCTAGGAAGAGGGACGAATTTCAGCGCAACTTGCCTAGTGTCTTGAGCAGCAGATGATTACTACTGGACAGTTGGGGACACTTTACCCATCTCTTTATATAACAGGTATCATATTTCATCCATATTTGTACTCCGGCTGAATGGGGGAATATACAGCGGAATctgacagatcccagagcttataaatctacataactatctgcagccgctgaccgaggagaatctgtgactcttctctgctgtatttagtggttactactcacctgggcggttacctgtaggaatcccctctttacaccgctgattgcccctcacatttgtctctgtagtattaatattggtcagatcttcatccggatacaaaagctgtgagacaaatattgtaaaagtcagcagatggttggagaagtcgtgtggaaggttt
This region of Eleutherodactylus coqui strain aEleCoq1 chromosome 5, aEleCoq1.hap1, whole genome shotgun sequence genomic DNA includes:
- the LOC136629008 gene encoding oocyte zinc finger protein XlCOF6-like isoform X1, which gives rise to MEKDRNKMAESVFNLTLEILLQLTGEDYTVVRKTSSDDCRAPVCDGWGRPLSPIMGPPPHPPIHEDINIQKILELTNKMIELLTGEVPIRCQDVAVYFSMEEWEYLEGHKDLYKEAMMETRQPLPSPVPSSKRRTPERCPCPLLPQDHLLLYQDEDLTNINTTETNVRGDQWCKEEIPTGNRPDGSSRGNPPEKCPSHPYSQDCREENVPEIQQCENLIDLKVEVKDEAEEMDITADHQYGLMERNPPEKCPSHLYSQNCPEEDPSALESHQLLYPDEDLTNINTTETNVRGNQRCKEGIPTGNRPDDDTRSSEGHLISTDCKAKDCGIAQDTYVGPAIISDIPSALHSKDLSSVPLQVPSPDSSKTDKQNKCHRRGEHQKADRREKPYSCLECRKCFTQKSDLVRHQRRHTGEKPFSCPECGRCFTQKSALIRHQRRQTGEKPFSCSECGKCFIEKSHLVTHQRRHTGEKPFVCSECGKCFAAKSDLVNHQRSHTGEKPFFCLECGKCFAEKSNLVTHQRIHTGEKPFSCSECGKCFTRKSYLVRHQRTHTGEKPFSCSKCGKCFTQKSILVTHQRIHTGEKPFSCSECGKCFAEKSKLVQHWRTHTGQKPFYV
- the LOC136629008 gene encoding zinc finger protein 260-like isoform X2 → MEKDRNKMAESVFNLTLEILLQLTGEDYTVVRKTSSDDCRAPVCDGWGRPLSPIMGPPPHPPIHEDINIQKILELTNKMIELLTGEVPIRCQDVAVYFSMEEWEYLEGHKDLYKEAMMETRQPLPSPVPSSKRRTPERCPCPLLPQDHLLLYPDEDLTNINTTETNVRGNQRCKEGIPTGNRPDDDTRSSEGHLISTDCKAKDCGIAQDTYVGPAIISDIPSALHSKDLSSVPLQVPSPDSSKTDKQNKCHRRGEHQKADRREKPYSCLECRKCFTQKSDLVRHQRRHTGEKPFSCPECGRCFTQKSALIRHQRRQTGEKPFSCSECGKCFIEKSHLVTHQRRHTGEKPFVCSECGKCFAAKSDLVNHQRSHTGEKPFFCLECGKCFAEKSNLVTHQRIHTGEKPFSCSECGKCFTRKSYLVRHQRTHTGEKPFSCSKCGKCFTQKSILVTHQRIHTGEKPFSCSECGKCFAEKSKLVQHWRTHTGQKPFYV